One region of Drosophila subobscura isolate 14011-0131.10 chromosome J, UCBerk_Dsub_1.0, whole genome shotgun sequence genomic DNA includes:
- the LOC117893970 gene encoding tyrosine 3-monooxygenase gives MMAVAAAQKNREMFAIKKSYSIENGYPSRRRSLVDDARFETLVVKQTKQTVLEEARSKANDASLEECIQQAQEHIPAEQNVELQDEQPHLENLELPMENEYVPVEDFEIESAETQQSQEPAGQAPKNDYGLTEEEILLANSASESPEAEAAMQSAALVVRLKDGISSLGRILKAIETFHGNVQHVESRQSRVEGVDHDVLIKLDMTRGNLLQLIRSLRQSGSFSSMNLLAENNISVKAPWFPKHASELDDCNHLMTKYEPDLDMNHPGFADKVYRQRRKEIAEIAFAYKYGDPIPYIAYTDVEVKTWRSVFKTVQDLAPKHACAEYRAAFQMLQDEQIFVDHRLPQLQEMSDFLRKNTGFSLRPAAGLLTARDFLASLAFRIFQSTQYVRHVNSPYHTPEPDSIHELLGHMPLLADPSFAQFSQEIGLASLGASDEEIEKLSTVYWFTVEFGLCKEHGQIKAYGAGLLSSYGELLHAISDKCEHRAFEPASTAVQPYQDQEYQPIYYVAESFEDAKDKFRRWVSSMSRPFEVRFNPHTERVEVLDSVDKLETLVHQMNTEILHLTNAIHKLKRPF, from the exons atgatggCCGTTGCAGCAGCCCAAAAGAATCGCGAGATGTTCGCCATCAAGAAATCATACAGTATTGAG AATGGATATCCATCGCGCCGCCGCAGCCTGGTGGACGATGCCCGCTTCGAGACTCTGGTGGTCAAGCAGACCAAACAGACCGTCCTGGAGGAGGCGCGCAGCAAGGCAAATG ACGCTTCTCTGGAGGAATGCATTCAGCAGGCCCAGGAGCACATCCCAGCTGAGCAGAATGTGGAGCTGCAGGATGAGCAGCCGCACCTCGAGAACCTCGAGTTGCCCATGGAGAATGAATACGTTCCAG TTGAAGATTTTGAGATTGAGAGCGCTGAGACGCAGCAGTCGCAGGAGCCAGCGGGCCAGGCGCCCAAGAACG ATTACGGTCTTACCGAGGAAGAGATTTTATTGGCCAATTCCGCTTCAGAGTCCCCGGAGGCTGAGGCAGCCATGCAGAGCGCCGCCTTGGTGGTGCGCCTCAAGGACGGCATCTCCTCGCTGGGCCGCATCCTGAAGGCCATCGAGACCTTCCACGGCAACGTGCAGCATGTGGAGTCGCGCCAGTCCCGCGTCGAGGGCGTCGATCATGATGTGCTCATCAAGCTGGACATGACGCGCGGCAATCTGCTGCAGTTGATCCGCTCGCTGCGTCAGTCGGGCTCCTTCAGCAGCATGAATCTGCTGGCCGAGAACAACATTAGCGTTAAGGCCCCGTGGTTCCCCAAGCATGCCTCCGAGCTGGATGACTGCAACCATCTGATGACCAAGTACGAGCCAGATCTCGACATGAACCATCCCGGATTCGCCGACAAGGTTTACCGCCAGCGTCGCAAGGAGATTGCCGAGATTGCTTTCGCCTACAAGTACGGAGATCCGATCCCATACATCGCCTACACCGATGTGGAGGTCAAGACCTGGCGCTCGGTCTTCAAGACTGTGCAGGATTTGGCCCCGAAGCATGCCTGTGCCGAGTACCGTGCCGCCTTCCAAATGCTCCAGGACGAGCAGATCTTTGTCGACCATCGTCTGCcccagctgcaggagatgTCTGACTTCCTGCGCAAGAACACCGGCTTCTCGCTGCGCCCCGCTGCCGGTCTGCTGACCGCTCGCGACTTCCTCGCCTCCCTGGCCTTCCGCATCTTCCAGAGCACCCAGTATGTGCGCCACGTCAACTCACCCTACCACACCCCCGAGCC TGACTCCATCCATGAGCTGTTGGGACACATGCCGCTGCTGGCCGATCCCAGCTTTGCCCAGTTCTCGCAGGAGATTGGTTTGGCCTCACTGGGTGCCTCCGATGAGGAAATCGAGAAGCTGTCCACGGTCTACTGGTTCACTGTTGAGTTCGGTCTCTGCAAGGAACATGGTCAGATCAAGGCCTATGGCGCTGGTCTCTTGAGCTCCTACGGCGAGCTGTTGCACGCCATCAGCGACAAGTGTGAGCATCGCGCTTTTGAGCCAGCCTCCACGGCTGTGCAGCCCTATCAGGATCAGGAGTATCAGCCCATCTACTATGTGGCCGAGAGCTTCGAGGATGCCAAGGACAAGTTCCGTCGCTGGGTCAGCAGCATGTCCCGTCCCTTCGAGGTGCGCTTCAACCCACACACCGAGCGCGTTGAGGTGCTCGACTCTGTCGACAAACTGGAGACTTTGGTCCACCAGATGAACACGGAGATTTTGCACCTGACCAATGCCATTCACAAGCTGAAGCGTCCCTTCTAG
- the LOC117893749 gene encoding ras-related and estrogen-regulated growth inhibitor: protein MTTRGIRRKKSTLTELKIAVIGAPSVGKSALIVRFLTKRYIGEYDHQTENRYKHEAMVDGEPVLFEILDTCPKADDEFPNAAELVQWADGLLLVYSITDRKSFNYIRRAKSDLQSDTPVQLCANKVDMVHLRQVSRDEGEILAKDFECKFSEVSAADHVDQVAEIFNELCKEVLASKRKSKQSLLERMLGGARPYSRGKSDSNLPKD from the exons ATGACGACGCGTGGCATACGCCGTAAGAAGTCGACGCTGACGGAGTTGAAGATAGCCGTGATTGGGGCACCCAGTGTTGGAAAGAGCG CTCTAATTGTGCGCTTCCTAACGAAGCGTTACATAGGGGAGTACGATCATCAGACGGAGAATCGCTACAAGCACGAGGCCATGGTGGACGGTGAGCCGGTGCTCTTCGAAATACTCGACACATGTCCCAAG GCCGACGATGAGTTTCCTAATGCTGCGGAGCTGGTGCAGTGGGCAGATGGTTTGCTGCTCGTGTACTCCATCACGGATCGCAAGAGCTTCAATTACATACGCCGTGCCAAGTCGGATCTGCAATCGGACACGCCCGTTCAGCTGTGCGCCAACAAGGTGGACATGGTGCATCTGCGGCAAGTGAGTCGCGACGAGGGCGAGATTCTCGCCAAAGACTTTGAGTGCAAATTCAGCGAGGTGTCCGCCGCCGATCATGTCGATCAGGTGGCCGAAATCTTCAACGAACTCTGCAAGGAGGTGCTCGCCTCCAAGCGCAAGTCCAAGCAGAGTCTGCTGGAGCGCATGCTCGGTGGCGCCCGGCCCTACAGCCGGGGGAAGAGCGACAGCAATTTGCCAAAAGACTGA
- the LOC117894078 gene encoding putative 60S ribosomal protein L33 — protein sequence MSERFNFTDHFNSYTLRGRANVAKATLAALGIAYVAVKMQKASVKRREAQLYCKGCQKVLLRQ from the exons atgtcCGAACGGTTCAACTTTACGGATCACTTCAATAGCTACACACTGCGCGGGCGTGCCAAC GTTGCCAAGGCCACGCTGGCCGCTCTGGGTATCGCCTATGTCGCCGTGAAGATGCAAAAGGCTTCGGTGAAGCGTCGCGAGGCTCAGCTCTACTGCAAGGGCTGTCAGAAGGTTCTGCTGCGTCAATAA